From Enoplosus armatus isolate fEnoArm2 chromosome 23, fEnoArm2.hap1, whole genome shotgun sequence, a single genomic window includes:
- the ajuba gene encoding LIM domain-containing protein ajuba, whose product MDRPISKLLEKLKLTDSGSVKFNSSKKKHDSANNSNNSNANTGISGGSGGGSGLPPAPSSAAASPSRPGQFSLASATTSDACVPASGRGGGMGMPASQLLTPPPSSSTVGAIPPDGEQQLHPSTLAPLRRRSPQQRASCYLGEGVDSHLRRESGLGPECDPLGAFGSKASLNQRRYSLELQQLVRRQQLLSQPPPLSVPPPYPAATGYGSAPRGSGGGLAEPGYLSEPERHKRLSLQEALFYKRLSTGSELWESTRPASLSHPPHRTSDVTGGGVGGGFFYPPGPTLSPCSSFSLQESVLVSPRSSFASSTASGGGGGSPMGSRCSSNRTSGISLGYDSRYSASGGLPPQQQSPSMQTGGSAAGYGAPGRAGVTPVEAWTQYLDGGMRPGPHDSRHSYPPAVGSPGAACYQAGPEWWVEQQAGVRGKEGGVMGDRGRYSDLPGTRYQEELTRLLLRDAVLEGDGLLDGLMLRESLALTALSKPSTTTLGPCSAGGPVKPQEDPGVGAGREAVENRQEFFGTCVKCGKGVYGADNACQALDSLYHTRCFTCVSCGRTLRNKDFYNVSGSVYCKEDYMFSGFQAAAEKCSVCGHLILEQILQALGNSYHPGCFRCVVCSKALDGVPFTVDHHSNIYCVADYNKTFAPKCAACLQPILPTEGSEEILRVVSMNKDYHFECYHCEECGKQLSDKPGSQCFPLDSHLLCHSCHMSRVCTTHSIPPHNTQ is encoded by the exons ATGGACAGGCCGATAAGCAAGTTATTGGAGAAGTTAAAGCTAACAGACTCTGGCAGTGTGAAATTCAACagttcaaagaaaaaacatgactctGCCAACAACTCTAATAACAGCAACGCCAACACTGGCATCTCCGGAGGCAGCGGTGGGGGCAGCGGTCTGCCACCAGCTCCTAGCTCTGCAGCTGCCTCGCCCTCAAGACCTGGCCAGTTCTCGCTTGCCTCTGCAACCACAAGCGATGCATGTGTTCCAGcgagtgggagaggaggagggatgggaaTGCCTGCCTCTCAGCTCCTCACCCCACCGCCATCTTCCTCCACGGTGGGTGCCATACCTCCAGATGGCGAGCAACAGCTTCACCCTTCCACCTTGGCACCACTGAGGCGTCGCTCCCCCCAGCAGCGAGCTTCCTGTTACCTGGGTGAGGGCGTGGATTCCCACCTGAGGCGTGAATCTGGCCTGGGCCCTGAGTGTGACCCTCTGGGAGCGTTTGGCTCCAAGGCGTCCCTCAATCAGCGGCGCTACTCCCTGGAGCTCCAGCAGTTGGTCCGACggcagcagctcctctcccaGCCGCCgcctctctctgttcccccGCCGTACCCTGCTGCCACAGGCTATGGGTCGGCTCCCAGAGGTAGTGGAGGCGGCCTGGCAGAGCCTGGCTACCTCTCCGAGCCTGAGAGACACAAACGCCTCTCTCTTCAGGAGGCTCTGTTCTACAAACGCCTGAGCACTGGCAGTGAACTGTGGGAGAGTACCAGGCCTGCATCCCTCTCTCATCCACCACATCGTACATCTGATGTGACCGGAGGAGGTGTAGGAGGAGGCTTCTTTTATCCCCCAGGACCAACCCTGAGCCCATGCTCATCATTCAGCCTCCAGGAGTCGGTGCTGGTCAGCCCCAGGTCCAGCTTTGCCTCCAGCACGGCtagtggtggtggaggagggagtcCCATGGGGAGCCGCTGCAGCAGCAACCGGACCAGTGGCATCAGCCTGGGCTACGACTCTCGCTACTCTGCCTCTGGAGGCCTCCCTCCACAGCAGCAATCTCCCTCCATGCAGACAGGGGGCTCTGCGGCTGGTTATGGAGCACCAGGCAGGGCCGGGGTAACCCCTGTGGAGGCCTGGACTCAATACCTGGATGGAGGGATGCGTCCAGGGCCCCATGATAGCCGACATTCTTACCCACCTGCTGTTGGAAGTCCAGGAGCAGCGTGTTACCAGGCAGGCCCAGAGTGGTGGGTagagcagcaggcaggtgtgagAGGCAAAGAGGGGGGTGTGATGGGAGACAGGGGCCGATACTCAGACCTGCCTGGGACCCGGTACCAGGAAGAACTCACCCGACTTCTACTGAGAGATGCAGTGCTGGAAGGTGATGGGCTCCTGGATGGCCTGATGCTGAGGGAGTCTCTGGCCTTGACAGCTCTTTCCAAACCGAGCACAACAACACTGGGGCCTTGCTCAGCTGGAGGGCCAGTCAAACCTCAGGAGGATCCAGGAGTCGGAGCTGGTCGGGAGGCCGTGGAGAACCGCCAGGAGTTCTTTG GAACCTGCGTGAAGTGTGGGAAAGGCGTGTATGGGGCGGATAATGCCTGCCAGGCTCTGGATAGCCTCTATCACACACGCTGCTTCACCTGTGTGTCCTGTG gACGCACCCTGAGGAACAAGGACTTCTACAATGTCAGTGGCTCTGTGTACTGTAAAGAGGATTACATG TTTTCAGGATtccaggctgctgctgagaaGTGTAGTGTGTGTGGCCACCTTATTCTCGAACAg ATCCTGCAGGCTCTCGGGAACTCGTACCATCCTGGCTGTTTTCGCTGTGTTGTGTGCTCCAAGGCTCTGGATGGGGTGCCTTTCACTGTGGACCATCACAGCAACATCTACTGCGTGGCAGACTACAACAA GACTTTTGCCCCAAAGTGTGCTGCCTGTTTACAACCCATCTTACCTActgag GGCAGTGAAGAGATCCTCAGGGTCGTGTCTATGAACAAGGACTATCACTTTGAGTGCTACCACTGTGAG gAGTGTGGTAAGCAGCTCTCTGATAAGCCTGGCTCGCAGTGCTTCCCTCTGGACTCTCATCTCCTCTGCCACTCCTGTCACATGAGCAGAGTGTGCACCACACACAGCATTCCCCCTCACAACACACAGTGA
- the mrpl52 gene encoding large ribosomal subunit protein mL52, whose amino-acid sequence MAAPVRTLCCSVLRLSSRQFSTTCGVQAGEKWRKQHGLSRSGTEYGPLTDLPDWSFADGRAAPPMKGQIRRKQEREVLARRIVMLNSEVDRGIEAWSEKQQEAARMEEHKKSLLLKPKGKLLIKKKSQS is encoded by the exons ATGGCGGCCCCCGTGAGGACGTTGTGCTGCTCAG tgttGAGGCTCTCCAGCAGGCAGTTCAGCACCACATGTGGAGTACAGGctggagagaaatggaggaaaca ACATGGACTTTCCCGAAGCGGCACAGAGTACGGCCCTTTGACAGATCTCCCTGATTGGTCGTTTGCAG ATGGAAGAGCAGCACCTCCAATGAAGGGACAGATAAgaagaaagcaagagagggaAGTTTTAGCA AGACGTATCGTGATGCTGAACTCAGAGGTGGACCGAGGGATAGAGGCGTGGAGTGAAAAACAGCAAGAGGCCGCAAGAATGGAGGAACACAAAAAGTCTCTTTTACTCAAACCTAAAGGGAAGCTGTTAATTAAGAAAAAATCCCAAAGTTAG